The region ATGCCATAAACTCAAGCCATGGGCAGCAAACTCCCGGCGGCTTCATCGATCCAAACCAGCGCGTTGGGGTGCGTTTGCATGATACTGGCGGGCATTTGCTCGGTCACCGGACCCTGTAACGCTTCCTGTAATACAGGCGCTTTCCTCTCGCCACTCACTAGCAGAATAACTTCTTTCGCTTCGGTCAGATGCCGCAAACCGAGGGTAATGCCCTGGCTTAGTTCAGTTTCCGTTTCGAAATATTTCTGGCCAACCGTAATCGTGCTTTCGGCCAGCTTAACTACATGGCATCCCAGTGTAAACGGCGTTCCCGGCTCGTTGAGGGCGATATGCCCGTTCATGCCCATGCCCACCAGCAGTATATCCAGACCACCCCGCTCGGCAATAACGGCGTCTATGCGGGCACATTCGGCAGCGAGATCACTCGCTTTGGCGTCGAAAACATGTACCTGGTCCAGCCGCAGATTAAGCGGATTGAACAGATCACGAAATACATAAAACGAACAACTGCTGAAGTCGTCCGGCCCAAAACCGACCCATTCGTCAAGCCCAACAAACGTACACTGGCTAACATCGACGCGACCTTCTTTCACCAGGTTAACAAACCGGTGGTAAGTCTCAATTGGGGTATCGCCCGATGCTAGACAAAGCGTCGCCGTGGGTTTCTGGTTGATAATAGCCGCAAGGTGTTCGGCTGTGTGCTGCGAAAGGGTAGGGTGGTCAGGAAATTTCTGGATGGTCATAAGGGTTGCCTGGACGGCCACGTCCGGGAATAAAATGATAAACACCCGGATGTGGCCGTCCAGGCTACGTGGTGGTTACTTCAATTCACTTGCTCGTACGTCTTTCGTCCAGCGTTCAGCTCCTTTCTGGTCGTAAACTTTAATAGTCAGCACCCGATCTTTCAGCGGGCCGCTAACGCTCAGGATACCAAAGTTGCGGTCGGTTACCAAAGTGCCGTCTACGTAAGTCGGTAGTTTCAGTTCTTCGGCCAGCGGTTTTGCCGGGCCGGAGGTGAGGGGCGAGATGGTCAGGTCATATAGCGGATAGGTACCGGGACGCTCCAGTTTGTGCAGAATGGAATGATGACGGTCGCCGGTGAGGAACAGGACCCCCGGAATTTTGGCATCGGTAATGGCTTTGAACAGACGGTCGCGTTCGGTGCCGTAAATGGCGTAGTTCTCGAAGGATTTTGTGGGGTTAACAATCTGCCCGCCCGTTACGATAAACTTGAACGTCGCCTTGCTGAAGGTCAGCGCATCCAGCAGCCATTGAATCTGCTTCTCCGAAAAATAGGCTTTGTTAGGGCCATCGGGCATTTTATCGGGTGCGCGGAAGGTGCGGTCGTCGAGCATAAAAAACTGGCAGTCGTTCCATTCGAAGGTACCGGCGCAGCTTTCGGGAAAGATAAAATTTGGATTGGCCCAGAATAGCTTGAACGCATCGAGTGTCACTTCTTTCAACCAGTACGAGCGGTCGGAATCGTCGGGGCCGTAGTCATGGTCGTCCCAGATGGCGTAATTGTGCGTAGCGGCCAGCAGTGGCTGCATTTCAGGCAATGAACGCGTGTGCGTATACCGGCGCAGCACCCCGCTTCGGCTGTTCCAGTCTACTTCGCGGGTGTAGGTGTTGTCGCCCGTCCAGAGCATGAAATCGGGCTTTTGGGCGGCCAGGGCCGTAAAAATCTCGTAGCCACCGCCATAGGGTGTGCCAGGTCGGTCGACATTAGGTTCGTTGACGTAAGTGCAGCTTCCGACGCCGAAGCGAAACATCGGAGGGTCGGTCCGCCATTGCCACAGGCTTTGGGTTTGGAACTTGGTCGGGTAGGGCAGGCTCACCTTCTGGCCCTCTATTAACACGTCGTACGCGTACGTCTTTCCGGGGTCCACCTGATCGGCGAGCAGGTGGGCTGTAAAAGCCGTTTGCCGGTTGGTGTAGACTTCGTTGGTTAGGTGCGTCGTAGCTGATGTCGACGCTGGAGTACTCCCCGTTGCCTGACTGGTAACTTCGTGATAGCGAATCTGAACCCGGGCGGGTTGTTTGGTTTGCACCCAGAGTTTTACCTCGCGCATATCTGAATAACCAACCATTGGTCCCGACTGAAGCAGGCCGGACGCGGTCGCCGATTTTTGCCCATTTCGCCCGGCAACAACCTGCTTTTTAGCCGTCGACTGACCAAAAAGAACAGCCGGTCCAAAAAGCATAAGGACTAAGAGAAACTGAATTTTGTACATGGGGGAAAGATGGCGTAATTTTGCGGTTCGTTCAACGAAGTCATGCAACTAAATAACCGTACTTACCAGATTCAGGGTGTCGATGTACTGGAGATAGCCGACCAATTCGGCCTTCCGTTATACGTCTATGACGCCGACAAAATTATCGAAAAAATCGGCTTGCTCCGGTCTTCATTTGCCGGTGTCAACCTAAAGATAAAATACGCGGCCAAGGCGCTGACAAATATCTCCATCCTGAAGCTGATGCGGCAGCAGGGCGTGGAAATGGATTCGGTATCGGTCAATGAAGCCCGCATGGGCATGATGGCTGGTTTTGAGCCAGGCCAGATTATGTTTACGCCAAGCGGTGTATCGTTCGAGGAAATCCGCGAAGCCGTTTCGCTTGGGTTACAGTTAAACGTCGATAGCCTGCCATTATTGGAATGGGTTGGCCAAACATACGGAACGCAGGTGCCCATCAGCATCCGGATTAACCCCCACATCAGCGAAGGCGGGAACATCAAGATTTCGACTGGTCATGCCGACTCAAAGTTTGGTATTTCCATTCTGCAACGCGACCAAATTCGTGCCGTGGTGGAGCAGTACCAGATTCCGGTAGCTGGATTGCACATTCATACGGGTTCTGATTTTAAAAATGCCGGTGCATTTTTGAAAGGTGCCGAGGTCCTGTTCGATCTCGCCAGCGATTACCCGAACCTGTCGTTCATTGATTTCGGCAGTGGCTTCAAAGTGGCGTACAAAGAAGGTGACCATATTACGGATGTTGAAGAACTTGGTCATCAAGTGTCGGCTGCTTTCCAGAACTTCTGTAAGAACTACGGTCGTGACCTCGAACTCTGGTTCGAACCGGGTAAGTTTTTGGTGAGCGAAAGTGGCCATCTGTTGGTAAAAACCAACATCGTGAAGGAAAACCCGACACGTACGTTCGTAGCCGTCGATTCGGGGCTGAACCACCTCATTCGCCCGATGATGTACGACGCGTATCACGACATCAAAAACATCTCGAATCCATCCATTCCGGGTGAGGATACAGCAGAAAAAACCTATAATGTCGTGGGCTATATCTGCGAAACGGACACGTTCGCAACAGACCGTGCTTTGCCGGAAGTAAAACCCGGCGACGTGTTGTCTTTTGAGAATGCTGGTGCCTATGGTTTTAGCATGGCCTCCAATTACAACGCCCGTTTCCGACCCGCCGAAGTGCTGGTTTACGAAGGAACACCGTACCTGATCCGTCAGCGTGAAACGTTCGAGGATCTGGTTCGCGGTCAGGTAGATTTGTCAATTTTTAATCAACAGGAAATACTAAATGCGTAATGTATAATGGCTAATGCCAGTTCGTATAGAATCATTATACATTATTTACTTTACATTATTCACCACAATGGGACGCGCATTTGAATACCGGAAAGCCCGGAAAATGAAACGGTGGGGGCAAATGGCTAAGACCTTCACCCGTATTGGTAAAGATATTGTCATGGCCGTGAAAAGCGGTGGTCCCGACCCCGATAGTAACGGACGGCTGCGGGCCATTATCCAGAACGCCAAAGCGGCCAACATGCCGAAAGAAAACGTCGACCGGGCCATCAAAAAAGCTTCGTCGAAAGAGCAGGAGGACTACAAAGAAATTGTGTACGAAGCCTATGCGCCCCACGGTATAGCGCTGGTAATTGAGACGGCTACGGACAACCATAACCGTACGGTAGCCAACGTTCGGAGTTACCTGAACAAACTCGGCGGCAGCCTGGGCACGCAAGGTATGCTCGATTTTATGTTCGACCGCAAATCAGTGTTTCGGATTACGGCTGAAGGCATCGACCAGGAAGAGCTTGAGCTCGAACTGATCGACGTGGGTGGTGACGAAGTTGAGTTTGACGAAGAAGCCGGTCAGTATGTTATCTACGGCGAGTTTACAGCCTTTGGAAGCATCCAGAAGTTTCTTGAAGAAAAAGGCTATGAAATCAAACAGGCCGAGTTCGAACGGATTCCGAACGATTACAAAGAGCTAACCGACGAGGAGGTTGCCGATGTAGAGAAGCTCATCGAACGAATTGAAGAAGACGATGATGTTCAGATGGTTTATCACAATATGAAATAGAAAAAGGCCGGTTAAACCGGCCTTTTTCTATTTCATCTATCTCGATCCACTACCTTCCCGGATAATCTGGACCCAGCTTTTGAGGATCTGAGGGGGCGCATTGCGGTTGAGCAGGGCATAGTGCACCGTGGCCTGATAGTAGTACAGACCCGTGGGCAGCTCCGCCCCGTCACTGCTCCGCCCATCCCAGCTTAGGGTCGGACCGCTGCCCTCGTAGAGCTTGGCTCCCCACCGGTTGTAGACCACAAACTCGATCCGCTCCACAAACCGGGGACACGCCAGGGGCACAAACACATCGTTCTTGCCGTCCCCGTTGGGGGTGAACACGTTGGGCAGTGCCAGCGAAGGACAGGCCTCGTTGCAGACCACATTCGAGGGGCGGCTCTCCAGCCCCCGTGCGCTGACGGCCGTCACATAGTAACAGCCCGCCACGGTCGTCAGGCTGCTGTGGGCAAAGCTGGTGGTGGGAGCCGCTACGCTGGTCAGGGCCTGCAAACTGTCGGGCCGGTAGCGGGCGTAGTAGATCTTGTAGGTGGCAATGTTGGCATCGCAGGTGGGCCCGCTGCCCGGTGTCCAGCGGAGCTGGTTGGTGAAGCTGGTCTGGTTGCAGAAGCTCTCGGAAGTAAGGCTGGCACAGTTGAGCGAGTCCAGGCTGAGGGTAGGCGGGCAGGGCCTTGTGGTATCGGTGGGGGTGGCACAGATGACCTGGCTGTAGTTGAGCAGCAGGCCCAGTCGGCTCAGCTGGGAGTCGGTGTACTGGCCCCGGGTCATCACCCGGTAGCAGTAGCTGGAGTCGGCCGACAGGGCGCGGCTGGTGTTGCCATCGGCGGTGAAGGCATCGGAGCCGTCGTCGGTGAAGGAGTAAGGCTGGGCCTGGACGGTGACTTCGCGGATCTTGTTGAAGGGTCCGTTGGGGCCAGTTCGGCTGCGATACACATCGTGGACACGGGCGTCGTTGGACCAGGGCACGCTGGCCTGCCAGGCCAGGGTGATCTGTCGGTTGGCGGGGGTGGCGGTGAGTCGGACGGAGGAGGCCGCTTCGGTGACGTCGAGCCGGGTGAGCTGTTGGGTGGTGGCATCGGTGTAGAAGAACTCGATGCGGTATCGGTAGGGGTTAGCCGTGGTGTTGAGGGGGCTGGCCGTGGTGCCCCGGTCGAGGAAGGTGGTGTCGTTGGCGGTTGGGCTGAGGGTGGTATTGATGGTGGCGATGGGGGTGAATGTGGTGCCCGTCAGGCCGGTGGCCCGCTGGAGTCGGTACTGGTAGGGTGCGCCCAGGTCGCCGGGGTTGAGTCCGATGGGTCTGGTCCACTTGAGGGTGATCTGTCCGTTGATGTCCCGGGTGGAGTCGACGGTGACCTGGGTGATGACCGGCGAGAGCAGGGGCAAGTTCAGGCAGGCCTGGTTGGAGGCTAGCGAGACGCCCCCGTTGCTGCCCCCGTTGACGTCGGGGTATACCGCCACCAGCCGGTAAGCATACGAGATGCCCCGGCGCAGAGAAGATGTATCTGTGTAAGTGGTAGCCGTAACGGGCACCTGCGCGATTTTGGTATAGCCGGGTGGTACGCCGGTGGTACAGGGAGGCACGGGCCGGTCATCGCAACCTTCCTTGCGGTAGATAGCAATATAAGTGCCGGGATTACCACAGGAGTATGGGCTCCAGGAGAGCTGGATGGCTCGACCGTTGGCCGTGGCGGTGGGCCGGGCGGTGAGGTTCTTGATGGAAGGGCCCACGATTTGGATGCGGAAGGTCTGGAAGGAGACCAGCGCCGGGGTGGGCCGCTGGGGCACATCGGTGACCTTGAAGGTGACATCGTAGGGGGCCTGCCGAATCTGGTTGCAACTGGTCTGCCAGGAGAAGGTGGCCGTGGCGGGCTGGTTCTGGGCGATGTCGCCGTTGATGAGTCGGGCGTAGGCGGGAGGTATGAGTTCGCTGGCGGGCAGGGGTAGCCGGTCGGCGCCGATGTTGAAGACGCCCCCGAATCCGGCGATGATGACGCGTTGTCCGTCGGGGTCGGTGGCGGTGACGGGTTGGGTGATGAGGGCACCGGCTTCCACGCACAAGTCTGGTATCGGCTGGATGATTGGCCGTAAATTTCTATTGTCGACGACAATAATCTGCATATCGCGGGTGATCTCCCCGATGAGCACGCCGTTGCGCCATTCTTCAATGATGAACGCAAAGTTGAACTGACCGATTTCACCCGGTGCGTCCCAGCAGAGTTCGCCGGTACGGGCATCGATAGAGAAGGTAGGGGGTGTGCCTCCGCCCTCCCGGACGGTACTGAACCGGGTGGGGTCCTGATAGGACGGAATTGCTCGCCCTACACATCCGTTATCGGTTAAACTTGTTTGAGGCACACTCAATCGGTAAGCGAGGCTATCACCATCGGCATCGAATGCCGCTGGGTTATGGCAGAACTTCTGACCCACCCGGCCCGAGTCGAGCGGTGGGTTGAGCATCACCGGGGTGGAGTTGGTCAGCAGAGCCGCATTGATGTAAATCGTCGTTGAGACAAAGAAACGAATCTGATCAGATGTGGCCGCCGGGGGAAGGTTTTTGGTATCGGCATTTCGGTTGGGTACGGTTACGCCAATGGTATAGGTTCCTGGCCCAGGATACGTATGGACAACGGTGTAACTGTTTACCGATGAGGTGCGTCCGTTAATATATACCCGGCTGCTTCGGCGTACATCGGCCGTTGTGCCATCGCCAAAGCAAAATGTATAATTTTCAGCCTGGTCAGCGGCTGGTTTTCCTTTTACTTCGTCGAAGTAAGCGGTGAAGGTTATTCTGTAGGTAAGGGACGTTTGCGAAATTCGTTTGGTGGTGATTTCACCCGCCCGTACGTGAGTTGCCCGACTGGCCGTAGGCTTCAGAACAGCGCAGAAAAACAGACCTAAAAAACCAAGTATATAGAGGAACCGCATAGAGTTAACGCATTTTTAGTACAACGCTGTCGCGTGTCAAAAATGTATTGATATGAAGCGGTAAGATAAGGGAAAAAGAAAAAAGGAGAAAGGTCAGCAGTCGGTTGCGTCCTCTTTCTCCTTTTTTCTGTCTTATTTGGCGCAATTAATCTAGGTTACGTA is a window of Spirosoma linguale DSM 74 DNA encoding:
- a CDS encoding phosphodiesterase/alkaline phosphatase D (KEGG: eba:ebA362 phosphodiesterase/alkaline phosphatase D): MYKIQFLLVLMLFGPAVLFGQSTAKKQVVAGRNGQKSATASGLLQSGPMVGYSDMREVKLWVQTKQPARVQIRYHEVTSQATGSTPASTSATTHLTNEVYTNRQTAFTAHLLADQVDPGKTYAYDVLIEGQKVSLPYPTKFQTQSLWQWRTDPPMFRFGVGSCTYVNEPNVDRPGTPYGGGYEIFTALAAQKPDFMLWTGDNTYTREVDWNSRSGVLRRYTHTRSLPEMQPLLAATHNYAIWDDHDYGPDDSDRSYWLKEVTLDAFKLFWANPNFIFPESCAGTFEWNDCQFFMLDDRTFRAPDKMPDGPNKAYFSEKQIQWLLDALTFSKATFKFIVTGGQIVNPTKSFENYAIYGTERDRLFKAITDAKIPGVLFLTGDRHHSILHKLERPGTYPLYDLTISPLTSGPAKPLAEELKLPTYVDGTLVTDRNFGILSVSGPLKDRVLTIKVYDQKGAERWTKDVRASELK
- a CDS encoding glucosamine/galactosamine-6-phosphate isomerase (PFAM: glucosamine/galactosamine-6-phosphate isomerase~KEGG: ent:Ent638_3582 galactosamine-6-phosphate isomerase) — protein: MTIQKFPDHPTLSQHTAEHLAAIINQKPTATLCLASGDTPIETYHRFVNLVKEGRVDVSQCTFVGLDEWVGFGPDDFSSCSFYVFRDLFNPLNLRLDQVHVFDAKASDLAAECARIDAVIAERGGLDILLVGMGMNGHIALNEPGTPFTLGCHVVKLAESTITVGQKYFETETELSQGITLGLRHLTEAKEVILLVSGERKAPVLQEALQGPVTEQMPASIMQTHPNALVWIDEAAGSLLPMA
- a CDS encoding hypothetical protein (KEGG: geo:Geob_3131 fibronectin type III domain protein), translated to MRFLYILGFLGLFFCAVLKPTASRATHVRAGEITTKRISQTSLTYRITFTAYFDEVKGKPAADQAENYTFCFGDGTTADVRRSSRVYINGRTSSVNSYTVVHTYPGPGTYTIGVTVPNRNADTKNLPPAATSDQIRFFVSTTIYINAALLTNSTPVMLNPPLDSGRVGQKFCHNPAAFDADGDSLAYRLSVPQTSLTDNGCVGRAIPSYQDPTRFSTVREGGGTPPTFSIDARTGELCWDAPGEIGQFNFAFIIEEWRNGVLIGEITRDMQIIVVDNRNLRPIIQPIPDLCVEAGALITQPVTATDPDGQRVIIAGFGGVFNIGADRLPLPASELIPPAYARLINGDIAQNQPATATFSWQTSCNQIRQAPYDVTFKVTDVPQRPTPALVSFQTFRIQIVGPSIKNLTARPTATANGRAIQLSWSPYSCGNPGTYIAIYRKEGCDDRPVPPCTTGVPPGYTKIAQVPVTATTYTDTSSLRRGISYAYRLVAVYPDVNGGSNGGVSLASNQACLNLPLLSPVITQVTVDSTRDINGQITLKWTRPIGLNPGDLGAPYQYRLQRATGLTGTTFTPIATINTTLSPTANDTTFLDRGTTASPLNTTANPYRYRIEFFYTDATTQQLTRLDVTEAASSVRLTATPANRQITLAWQASVPWSNDARVHDVYRSRTGPNGPFNKIREVTVQAQPYSFTDDGSDAFTADGNTSRALSADSSYCYRVMTRGQYTDSQLSRLGLLLNYSQVICATPTDTTRPCPPTLSLDSLNCASLTSESFCNQTSFTNQLRWTPGSGPTCDANIATYKIYYARYRPDSLQALTSVAAPTTSFAHSSLTTVAGCYYVTAVSARGLESRPSNVVCNEACPSLALPNVFTPNGDGKNDVFVPLACPRFVERIEFVVYNRWGAKLYEGSGPTLSWDGRSSDGAELPTGLYYYQATVHYALLNRNAPPQILKSWVQIIREGSGSR
- a CDS encoding protein of unknown function DUF28 (PFAM: protein of unknown function DUF28~KEGG: sun:SUN_1622 hypothetical protein) produces the protein MPVRIESLYIIYFTLFTTMGRAFEYRKARKMKRWGQMAKTFTRIGKDIVMAVKSGGPDPDSNGRLRAIIQNAKAANMPKENVDRAIKKASSKEQEDYKEIVYEAYAPHGIALVIETATDNHNRTVANVRSYLNKLGGSLGTQGMLDFMFDRKSVFRITAEGIDQEELELELIDVGGDEVEFDEEAGQYVIYGEFTAFGSIQKFLEEKGYEIKQAEFERIPNDYKELTDEEVADVEKLIERIEEDDDVQMVYHNMK
- a CDS encoding diaminopimelate decarboxylase (TIGRFAM: diaminopimelate decarboxylase~PFAM: Orn/DAP/Arg decarboxylase 2~KEGG: diaminopimelate decarboxylase family protein; K01586 diaminopimelate decarboxylase), yielding MQLNNRTYQIQGVDVLEIADQFGLPLYVYDADKIIEKIGLLRSSFAGVNLKIKYAAKALTNISILKLMRQQGVEMDSVSVNEARMGMMAGFEPGQIMFTPSGVSFEEIREAVSLGLQLNVDSLPLLEWVGQTYGTQVPISIRINPHISEGGNIKISTGHADSKFGISILQRDQIRAVVEQYQIPVAGLHIHTGSDFKNAGAFLKGAEVLFDLASDYPNLSFIDFGSGFKVAYKEGDHITDVEELGHQVSAAFQNFCKNYGRDLELWFEPGKFLVSESGHLLVKTNIVKENPTRTFVAVDSGLNHLIRPMMYDAYHDIKNISNPSIPGEDTAEKTYNVVGYICETDTFATDRALPEVKPGDVLSFENAGAYGFSMASNYNARFRPAEVLVYEGTPYLIRQRETFEDLVRGQVDLSIFNQQEILNA